In Lolium rigidum isolate FL_2022 chromosome 7, APGP_CSIRO_Lrig_0.1, whole genome shotgun sequence, the DNA window AACGAGTGTCAGGGTAGGCCACCCAGCccgcacttaccgccggcgtttgtggACCATAGGTGCCGGCGGTAATAGGCCCTACCGCTGGCAATCGCGGCCAGTGCCAGATGGATTTCGCCGGGGCTAACCCCGCGGACCACCCTTTTCCTTTTGCCTAGCACGCGTCCAGCCCGTCGCTTGCTCCCCACCCCCCACTCGGTCCACTCCCACGCCCCTCCTTCTGCATCGTCATTGCCAAATCCAAAACCCTAGCCCCGCCTTGCTCCCCACTGGAGAATGACCTACGCCtccgccctagccgccgccgtcctcgccgccgccacgcccccggCCGCCATCGCCCTCATCCGCTTCGTCTTCCCCTCCGAGCGACTCCCCTACTGGCTCCGCGTCGCCCTGGCCGAGGCCCCTCCGCTGGCCTCCCCCTCGCCTCCCCTCTCCTCGCCGCCCGCCTCGGCTCGGACCTccacctccctctccctctccgctCCACACCAGGGCCCCGGCGGCGGCCCCAGGAATCACGGCGTCAGCAACGGCGAGCCACCCGCAGGGAGCACGAGATGGCGGCCAAGTTCCCAGCGATGGTGGCCAAGACCCAGGCACGCCTCCGGCCAAGACCCAGGCACGCCTCCGGCCACCTCCCTTCATCCGCGACCGCGTCCTCGACCTGAAGCCTCCCGCCCGCGAGTCCCCGCCGCCGGCCTTCCTCCTTCTGGGCCTCTACGTCCTCCAATCTGGTATGTGCTTACCGCGATGCTATATTTTATCTTTCTTTAGATAAATGTGTATAGGTCAGATGAAGTGCTGGTCTATTTTATGATCGATATGTAAAGGGATCTGTAAATGAATATTCAGACAAGATATATGTAAGCCAGAATAACAACTTGCCGACTTTAGTTAACAAAAGAGAGCAAATGTGATTACAAAAGAAAATTCTTACAAAAAATATTAACTAGCATCATAGTTGGACAAGAAGTGAGATGAAATTCAGAAGCACTTCTAGAACGAAAATGCATTTGGTTATGTAGGACATGTGTTGTCTTGTGTGTAGAACTCAACTTTATGTACTATAGAATTTCTGCAACATTAAACTTGGTTATCACTTCATTTATCGCTTTTGGCACACGCCATGCTTGGTTACTTCAAGAGATTTTACATACATATCGCCTTAGTAATGGTGAACTCTCTTGAAGTAACAGAGAACAACATACCAAGTGAAATTACTAAGGCGATATGGTGAACTCTCTTCCGCTACTTCCTTACTAGCATGCAGCTATTTTTTCTTTGTATACATGTTTATAGCAGATAGTGAACACTAGTACTCCCACTTCGTTCTATTACCACTTTGATTTGTTACCATTACATTTATTGCTCAAACTTGGTTAATTTCCCTCTTTTGAGGTTGAGTTTAATTTGCTAAATGCCTACAACACATGCATTGTATGTACTCCGAAAATGTTGCAGAATACTTAACCAGTTTTACGTTACTTGTATTACTTCTAGCTTCACCCCTTGTTTGAATGATTGAATTGTATCACCTGCAGGCTATGTGGCCATGGGGTGGGAGTTGTATCCAAGGGCAGTGCCGAGCTCCAAGCGTGATTGAATTGTATCTTTGGCTGCTGGTGAGACCCATCTCCTCCTTTGTTACTAGCAGCACAAGTTTTGCATTCTTGCACAAGTTCTGTTAAATTGGGAACTGTGAGCAATGTTCTGATTAATTAATTGCTACTGATAGCATGTCAAGACAACAAATTTACGACCATACGATCTTCTTTTACCTTACATGTTACAAGTTACAATATATGGCCTTCTTTTATCTAGTTTTCCATTGTTCAACTTCATTGGCGCTATATTTGTGTTTGTACTTGTTATTAAAGGAATTATATTACTCGAAGTTTTCTTATAACACAACCGCATTGGTTCGTTCGACAATTATACCATTCTCAAGTAATGAGCTGGTACTGGAAATGCTGATATAACATAGAATTATATTCATTCGTTAAAGCACTGTATGATAGTGTGGTTCTCTGTGGTATTCGAAACTATGGTGTAGTGAAATCATATGGTTGATCTAGTATTTTGAGAAAAGGTTATGCATCTGTCAGTGCTAGGTGTGGGTGGCTGGTACATCAGGTCCCATCTCCTAACCTTCAAATGACGACAACCTTTTAAGTGTCTGATGGAACGCTGAAAAAACTTGACGGTGGCCCTGTGACTTAACTGGAACAAGGTTTTGTTGTTATTGAAATGTGTCATGAGTATGATGTGCTTGGTTTTTAAGTTCCATCTATTGTTTTGAAAGCCACTAAATATAATTTCCACCCCTTTCGTGTGATCGATTTGCTAAGAATATGATTGTGAGATATATAATCATTGATTCTCTAATGTTAAATTGGTAATGGTACAATATTGCTTGCTAGTGTCAATCTTTTTATTGCTTTGTGTTGGAGTAACTGCAATAAATTTAGTGCTTGTGTACACTGTAAAAAAATGCAGTTAGCTGAACTTGCTTAATAAAAATTTAGTATTGCGTCGTTCCGGTGGAGGAGTGCAATTTCGATCCAAACTTGGTGGTTTCATTCTCGCTGATGTTGTTTTGTTGCTTACACAGATTTCCTGCTGCTAGGGAGGCGTTGCTACTGCTGTTGGTCTTGGGGCGGCGAGGTGCCAGGCAAAGGAGGCGAGGAGCTGGGGGTGCGAGATACTGGGACGATCGTCAACGAGATCCTGGGATGATCTACCGCGGTGCTTGCCGGAGGAGATCAGGGCGGTGCTGACTGGGGGCGAAGGAGCTGCTGGGGTCAGTGATGGATCTGTGGGTTGAGGAGCTGCTGGGACGGCCATGGATCTGTGGGCGGAGGAGCTGTTGGGGACATATCGATTTTTTGTTTGTAAAATGAACATACAGAATGGCTGACGTGACTATTTGTGTTTTCATGTGTTCGAATGAAATCTAAAGCACTATTCATACGTTTGATACCTGCCTTTTTTTGTTTCCTGATTTACTTACCACTGGCATATTCGTGATTCGCCAGCGGTAATCCATGTTATCCCCGGCGAATAGGATAGGCGCTGGTGGTATCctattaccgccggcgagtatggGAAAGTGCCGGGGGTAATCTCATATTACCGCCGGCGAATACGAAAGCGCCGGGGGTAAccccttaccaccggcgaggtgatcgccggcgaatccgaaagtgccggcggtaagccttttcaacTCGCCGGTGGTAAGCATTTCCCTAGTAGTGACTATCAGGTAACATGTCACAAATAGTTTAGAGGGCACAAGAAGGATTCTACCATCATTCCTGAGACCATGGACCTTGAACAAACATAGATATGACATTTTTTTGGATTGCCAATTCTTGCAATGACATTAATGTTCTTCAACTGTCAcctctttttgcaaaacttgTCAATGGTGAGTTACGGTTTGTGTCGTTTCAAGCAAACGGACACATGTATAACAACATTTGTGAAACCAATTAAAGCCTCCCACGGTAAGAAAGAACTCTAATTCCACAATACTCAAGCCGCGACTAAAAAAGATATTGAGCGACCATTTTAGATTTTACAAGCCCAATTAGCTATTGTCCAACTGAAGTAGGGGTTATTCCTCGTATAACGATTCACATGTTTCATTTACTTGTATTACATTTTATAGTTTAAGAGGGTAATTATTGCTGAAGTAAACCGTGTGATCCGTACTTCACTTGCGCAATGTATTTAAACTTTATTAGCTTTATAGCTTATACTAAATTTAGAAACGAATTGAATTTTATTGGAATGGAAAAAATCCCACTGGTGGCAGATTTTAAATGATTCTAATCACTTTCATTGTCTCTCCACTGCCCTCCTTGTTATTGTTTTTCCTGAGGGCTTTTTGCTGTGTTTTAACTTCTTTCCTCTGAATTACGACTGCTCCCCTGTTGCTCTTTACTTTCATTGTCCAACGGTGGCAAGTACATTGCTATTTTGTTCAACAATAAGTTCAGAGACCACCAAGAAGGGCCATTTTAAAATTTGAGTCCATGTATGAGTGTGGGAAAACTTATCATTTTTACAAACAAGTACAGTTGTGGTGACAAGTGATAACTATCAAAAGTACTGTACAAAACAGTACCAGTAGCAACTACATTACTATTTTGTTCAAAAGTACTGGAACAAACCGAATTGATCGCATGAAAGGCCATCAGTATCACATGTACAAGTAAAACGGTGACAACTACCAAAGTAGAAAACAGAGTATACTCGTGAGAACAAATATACAATGACAGGAACTGGAGAAACACTTGATAACTAAGAGTATCATTAATAGTTGTTATTACAATACACCCCGGTGTATCCAAAGAGTAGAGCAGAACAGTAACAGAGGAACACATGTAAAAGAATAAGCTGTTACACCACGGTGTATCTGTCGATTAGCAGAGTAAGTAAAGTAAACCAAGCTTTCTTGATTCGAAAGAACCTAAGATGAGTAGGCTACTGCAGGAGGGTGCAGCGCCACACGCGCAAACTGCGAGCCGGAATACTTCTTGTACACCGCCTTCAGCTTGCTCTGAGGGGCGGCGGCGTGCGAGGCGACAAGGGCCTTGGCATGCTCCCTGAAACAACAGCAGATGCAAACAGACATGAATTTCCAGCTCAAACAAGTTGTTCATTCAGGTAGGCACTACTCATCCAACTGAAGAAGAAGAACTTACATGAGCTGTAGCTCGTTGAAGCCGGTGTGGTGCTTCAGGGTCTCCGTCCAAATGGGACTCTTGTTCAGCGTGCACCGAGCAGCGTACACAGCGGAGGCTGCCACCAGCGACGGGCAGAGCGAGACCATCCCGTACTCCATCAGCGCCAACTCGGCGAAGAAGAACACCATGTGCTCCAGCTCCTTGTCGCTCCCGGTCCCAGCGGCCTTGGCGAACCGCACCAGGAAGACGTACATCGTGGGAACAGTGAGGTTCCATGACATTTTGTTCAGGATGTTCTTCTCCATGCCGAGGATCTGCTGCCGCGAGTACGAGTTGTCTGAGATGTGAATGAAGTCAGTGACCTGCAAAGCAAACACAACCAACTTCAGGATTCAGAGTTCATTCAGACATGAGCTGCTACGCGAAACGAAAGATTCAGGATTCAGAGTTCATTCAGACATGAGCTGCTCGCGAAACGAAAGGGGATGAAAGGGCCATACCTCGGGAGCCCACATTTCCTCGTACTTGCAGGCGATGAGCATAGCTGCGACCCCGACGAGCTGCAGCTCCCGTCGAGGCACCGCCTTCATGGAGAGGAACCGGTCCACTATATAGATGGTGAGGTAGAAGCTTTCCGGCATGAGCTCAAACTTATGCGCCACTTCGGCGAGCCAGTCCACGAGGATGGCCCTCATCTTGGGGTTGATCTCGGGCTGGCTGTCAATGTACTGGACCGGCAGGTTCTCGTGCTGCAACACAATACATATTGGTGAGCAATTCAGAAGGTCACTTGAACatacaacatgctgaagaggaagGAAGATCGTAGCAACCTGCGCTGTCTTGTAGTAACTGTAAATGTCGTCGATGTAGTCGACGACGGCCAGCTCGTTGTCGCCGTCGAGCCTGTCGATGTCTTCCACGACGTCCTTTGGCTTGCGATTGAGGCCACACGCTTCCTGCCATTGAAGGAAACAGGCAAGCAGATGTCAGAGACAGCACTGGATGCATACAGTGGAAAGGAGCAGTGCAGCACAGAGGCGCTGGATCGATCAGGTCGCTGAAAGCTCACCTTGGAGCGATGGGAGAGCACTAAGCTGAGCGTGTCCACCAACTTCTTTCTGGGGAGCACTAAGCCGGCGGTGGCGCCCTCTGACGGCTTCCTGTTCTCGTCGGAGCCAGTGTTGATGGCCTTGGCGGCGGCCTGCTCAGGACGAGGGGCGGGCTTGAGAACCTTCCTGGCCACCGCCGGCTTCAGGGCGgcgggaggagcaggagcaggagctgtTGCGTTCTGCAAGGACCAATTTGGAATCAAGAAATCGCAAGGACAAAGATGGGAACCGATGGAGGGGAGCGAGAAAAGGGCGCGTGCGCGTCCGTACCTTGTTCGTCACAGCGCAGTTGTTCTTCAAGAGCTGGGAGCCGAAGCTCCGGGTGACCCGGCGATTGATCCCCTCCGGCACCGGCAGCTTGGTTTTCCTGTTACAGATCGACGGGGATTCAGGAATCAGGACATGGAACGCAAGAAAGGAAGAAGCAAGAGGGGATTAATTCCTGCGCTGATTTCTACTCTTACCCGTCCAAGACATGGGGGGCGTGGACGAGGTTGCCGATGTCTCCAAGCGGCTGCCGAGTTCGGCCGGCGGCGGCCTTCTGCTTTCCTGTCGGGACCACGGCACCTGACCATCGCCAGAAGAGAAACAGGTCAAGAATTGCCGATGAACGAATCGGGCAAGAAGGGGCAAGAAACCGCAATTAGACAGCCCTGTAAACATCAAAACCCCAATCTTTCTCCACCAGATCGACGGAGAACTTTCCCCATCAAGAATCGCACGAAGAAAAGCAGAACGACGAACAGATCAAGATGGCCGCGAATCGAATTCCCCACTAGGCTCCCATCCCAAAGATACTTCAGCCGGGAGCAAATCAAGAAAGAACGAGCGATCTTTCTCCACGAACAGGAAGAAGCGGCCAAGAAAGCGCAAGAACGAAAGAAGGAAAGATTCGCACCTCGGTTCGCCGGCTGCGGAGCGGCAGCCGCGGCCTGGTGATGCCTCGTCGCCATGGGTTTCTCCTGCCTCCTCCCGAAGGTCCGGCGAGGCAGCGAGCGGAGTggagcctctcttcctcctcctccgattgaTTCCACTCCTACCTCTGATCTTCTTGCTCTCGGTGGGGGATTGGATTGCGGGGACTGGGTCACGGGAGGGACGGGGTGGGAGGGCCGGAGCTTTATGTACGAGCCGGCGGCTCCAGCGATGGGGAGACGAGAGCTGGGATGGAGGACACGGAAACTAGCCGTTGGCGGTGTGGGTTATAGATGGAAAGTTTCCTCGTACATGGAAAGTCACCGTTTTGGGTGCCTTGACGGTGACGGAGAGTCCCAAGGTTGTGTGATGTTTTTGGTCACGATATTCTGTTGCAGCTTCACTCAAGGCTCAACACGGTTTCATCCCAAATCCTGAGCAAGAGAACAGTGCTCCGTAGAATATTTCTCCAAATGCAACTTACAAACACACATTTCTTTAGAGTAAAATGCATGGTGGTACTGGTACCGAAACTTGGAAACCTAAATCAATACGGTCATCGTCCTTTCGAATACGCAACATACGGTAACTAAATACGGCGGGGTGTTTATCTAGGTCACTAGCTCATTGTACAATGGTGTatctgctgatgtggcagtgtGTGGACTCCGTCTCCTAGCCTCATACCAGCGTCCACGTGGACTTTTTCAAATAATACGAAAAACTAGGCTAAACTGAAAAATGACAAAAGTTACTCCAGTCGCACTGCTTGGGAGCAGAGCGGGTGGAGTTGACCATGAGCCCGGAGGTCAGCGACGACCGTCCTTGCCGCTCAGGGCTCTGCACGTCGCCATCTCTCTCAAGGAAGGACCACTGCGTGGCGCTGCTAGCCTCCCTATGCTGGCACAAAGGAGTAAGGGCGTTGTGCTGCCGGGGGGCTCCCTGCATCTTGCCTAGCTGCCATGGGGATCCATCCCTGCATCTCGGTGATCTCGCCCGGCTAGCTGTCACGTGGCTCTCCCACCACCGTGCTGCGCTGCTCTATCTCTTCGAGGCCGCGCTTGCCAGCTGGAGGAGCCTCGTCGGTGGATGGTGACGATGATGACCTGGCGTTCCAGCGCTCCTCCTACATGTTCGACCGGGAGCgccaagaaggatgtgccctggaCAGAGGAAGGGCGACGGCCATGGATCGGCAGCAAAGTTGAAGGGCGCACGGGGGAGGCCTCGGGGAAAGCAAGGTAGGGGATGGGGATAGACAACCATATATTAATCCAGGTCGGCCAAGTGAGACAGGGGACGCAGACGCCTCAGTAACGAAGGCGGCCACACGTGCACATGGAATCTCCCGGCTGAGCTCTTGCTTGCTCTCTGCTGACGTCAACGGCCAGGAGAGGGACGACGACGGTAGAGGAATCGCGTCGGCGACAAGGTGGGCAGCGCGGCCACACGGTCCGGTTAGGCCCGACGCGTCACACACGCTAACCAGGAAGAGGAATCCGTCGGCGCGTCACACACGCTAACTAGGAAGAGGAATCCGTCGACAGTTAGGTGGACAACGCTGCCAAGTGAGGAGATGGGCGATGACGAAAGAGTCGGGCTTCGAGGCCAGGTGAGgagcactacaagaaatgtgtttaCTAGTGACCTTCTCATAGTGACCGTGGATGAATTGGTTATAAATCTATGACCATTTGGCGCTAAATGGTCCTAAGGCATTTTCGAGGGTGCAAACCCTAGATGATTACGACCATTCCAGTCACAAAGGTCATACTTCCGTTACTTGAATTGGTCATAGAGAAAATGATATGGCCCAGTGCCTTATTGTTAGCTGATAAAGACCAATTTAAATGGTCATGGCTTCTAATTCGAATGGTTTAATATGACTGGTCAACCACCTCACCAACACCGCCTACGTGTTGTGTCCACATATTAACTTCCACTAAGGTGGTTATTTTTAGAccttccactatatgtgagaccaCATACTGATCTAGAGGTGCAGGATCGACTAATGGCTTTGCAGTCTGACACGCGACCCCGACAGGCTGAGCCTCTGGACAAGTGACAGACAAACACATGACCCCACCAAGCTGATACAAATTTATAGGTGGTGCCAAGGTCAAAAGAACCGACCAATAAAGTGAACCAAAAGTCATTTCCACAGTGATTCAAACCGAGACGTCCGTGGCCCCTCAAATGTGGACAAAATGGCGGACAAACCATCCTTTGCTAGGGGTTGAATATTGCACAACGTTTTgaggatctctgatgaaatagctacTTGTGAACCTAATAATAATTATTTTTGTAAAAAAACATAAGCAAACTAGCATATGTAGCTCAAATTTAACTCATTTCGTGCTGAATCAACATAAAATTGTCTTTTTTTGTGGGCGCTTCTCTATAGCCAATCGAAAGACATGAAGCAGCTACCCACGGATCAGCTCGAGGACACGATGTGAGCCGTCCAGAAACTTCCATCCAACACCCGAAATATCAACCGCCTACGTGTATCCCGCGCGCTGGATTTTTGTTCACGCGCCAAATAAGTCTAAAACTGGGCCGAGGCGCCAGAGCAAAATTCGAGCCCATGCGGGAGGTCAAAGGAAAGAAGAACCACTCCCCACAACCTAACCCCCTCCCagcgcctcctccctcctcccctttcccccacctccgccgccggccaagaTCCCTCTAACTCCAGCGACTCATTGCCACGCTGACCCGCCCCTGAATCCTCTCCTCACCCTCTCTCTATTCCACCCCATCGAACCTCCAAATCATCGGCCCCAACGCAAACCCTAGCACGGGATCTGGGAAGATCTATAGGAGGTCCATGGTGACGGCGGCTCCCCGGCAGCGCGCGGTGGTGTCCCGGCTCGGCGATCGGCTGCACCGCGAGGGCCAGATGCAGCCTCACATCAAGCCCCGGCCTTCACTGACGCGGGCAACCTAAGGGACTGCAGCGCGCGGTCGACCGCGTCCAGGCGCCACAGACTGCTCCGGCACCGGCgacccctcctcctccttgttcCCCATCAAGGCCGCCTTCCACCATCCCCTTCTGAACGAGCCCCCGCAGGAGATCGACGCTGGCGTCCTCTTCCCTGCACCACAAGGTCGACCCGCCGGTGGTTACCCTCGTTGGCGTCCTGTGGCAGGCCGAGGCACGGCGAGGTGTTGTCATGCTGCCGGCGGCGTTCACGACCACGACATGCTGCTGGAGCGCACCTCACCAACCTCATGCTCCCGGTGAT includes these proteins:
- the LOC124672166 gene encoding cyclin-B1-5-like, whose amino-acid sequence is MQGAPRQHNALTPLCQHREASSATQWSFLERDGDVQSPERQGRSSLTSGLMVNSTRSAPKQCDWSAVVPTGKQKAAAGRTRQPLGDIGNLVHAPHVLDGKTKLPVPEGINRRVTRSFGSQLLKNNCAVTNKNATAPAPAPPAALKPAVARKVLKPAPRPEQAAAKAINTGSDENRKPSEGATAGLVLPRKKLVDTLSLVLSHRSKEACGLNRKPKDVVEDIDRLDGDNELAVVDYIDDIYSYYKTAQHENLPVQYIDSQPEINPKMRAILVDWLAEVAHKFELMPESFYLTIYIVDRFLSMKAVPRRELQLVGVAAMLIACKYEEMWAPEVTDFIHISDNSYSRQQILGMEKNILNKMSWNLTVPTMYVFLVRFAKAAGTGSDKELEHMVFFFAELALMEYGMVSLCPSLVAASAVYAARCTLNKSPIWTETLKHHTGFNELQLMEHAKALVASHAAAPQSKLKAVYKKYSGSQFARVALHPPAVAYSS